Proteins from a single region of Sebastes umbrosus isolate fSebUmb1 chromosome 8, fSebUmb1.pri, whole genome shotgun sequence:
- the srp19 gene encoding signal recognition particle 19 kDa protein isoform X1, which yields MAHLTQNPADKERFICVYPIYINSKKTLAEGRRIPSEKAVENPSCAEIRDVLTAAGVNVYVENKMHPREWNRDVQFRGRVRVQVKQADGSFCQDKFTSRKDVMFYVAEMIPKLKTRTQKSGGGETSSQQGEGGKKSKKKKK from the exons ATGGCTCATCTGACTCAGAACCCCGCTGATAAAGAGAG GTTCATCTGCGTCTATCCGATCTACATCAACAGTAAGAAGACGCTGGCTGAAGGACGAAGGATCCCCTCAGAGAAG gcgGTGGAGAACCCGTCCTGCGCTGAGATCAGAGACGTGCTGACGGCTGCTGGGGTGAACGTCTACGTGGAG AACAAGATGCACCCCAGAGAGTGGAACCGGGACGTCCAGTTCAGAGGTCGTGTCAGAGTTCAGGTGAAGCAGGCGGACGGCAGCTTCTGTCAGGACAAATTCACCTCCC GTAAAGACGTGATGTTTTACGTAGCGGAGATGATCCCTAAACTGAAGACTCGGACCCAgaagagtggaggaggagagaccaGCTCTCAGCAGGGCGAGGGAGGAAAGaagagcaagaagaagaagaaatag
- the srp19 gene encoding signal recognition particle 19 kDa protein isoform X2: MAHLTQNPADKERFICVYPIYINSKKTLAEGRRIPSEKAVENPSCAEIRDVLTAAGVNVYVENKMHPREWNRDVQFRGRVRVQVKQADGSFCQDKFTSRKDVMFLFFQVKT; the protein is encoded by the exons ATGGCTCATCTGACTCAGAACCCCGCTGATAAAGAGAG GTTCATCTGCGTCTATCCGATCTACATCAACAGTAAGAAGACGCTGGCTGAAGGACGAAGGATCCCCTCAGAGAAG gcgGTGGAGAACCCGTCCTGCGCTGAGATCAGAGACGTGCTGACGGCTGCTGGGGTGAACGTCTACGTGGAG AACAAGATGCACCCCAGAGAGTGGAACCGGGACGTCCAGTTCAGAGGTCGTGTCAGAGTTCAGGTGAAGCAGGCGGACGGCAGCTTCTGTCAGGACAAATTCACCTCCC gtaaAGACGTGATGTTTTTATTCTTCCAGGTAAAGACGTGA